One archaeon BMS3Bbin15 DNA window includes the following coding sequences:
- a CDS encoding fibrillarin has protein sequence MKKKFKGITEVKGGIATLNLTPGRRVYGEKLVTLDEKEFRMWNPRRSKLAAAIYKGLKYMPLNKSSKVLYLGAAQGTTASHISDIAVKGIIYCIEISPHALRKLLEVCTFRSNMVPVLGDASQPQDYLHLLEKVDIIYQDIAQPNQTEILIRNSEFLLRDNGYVMLTIKAASIDTLVDSEKIFVREIKKLRKAGFNVLQDIRLSPYEKEHAFVIAEKK, from the coding sequence ATGAAAAAGAAGTTTAAAGGTATCACCGAGGTAAAAGGTGGGATAGCAACTCTGAATTTAACCCCTGGCAGAAGAGTTTATGGCGAGAAGCTTGTAACCCTGGATGAAAAGGAATTTAGAATGTGGAATCCAAGAAGAAGCAAGCTGGCAGCCGCTATTTATAAAGGGTTGAAGTATATGCCACTCAACAAAAGCTCGAAGGTACTCTATCTGGGTGCTGCCCAGGGCACCACAGCTTCACACATAAGTGATATTGCAGTTAAAGGTATAATCTACTGCATTGAAATATCCCCGCACGCTCTCAGGAAGCTTCTTGAGGTGTGTACCTTCAGAAGCAATATGGTTCCTGTGCTTGGCGATGCTTCACAGCCACAGGATTATCTTCATCTTCTTGAAAAGGTGGATATTATATATCAGGATATAGCACAACCCAACCAGACAGAAATTCTTATAAGGAATTCCGAGTTTCTCCTCAGGGATAATGGCTATGTCATGCTTACCATCAAGGCTGCGAGTATAGATACACTCGTGGATTCTGAGAAAATCTTTGTCAGAGAGATAAAAAAGTTAAGAAAGGCTGGATTCAATGTCTTACAGGACATAAGGCTAAGCCCCTATGAAAAGGAACATGCTTTTGTTATTGCAGAAAAGAAATAA
- a CDS encoding putative snoRNA binding domain protein — protein sequence MKIYSTRNVLGVFALNDTGKVLGFIPFRGGRLTKIAEKSLLEEERELIEKFGEEIIFEVDIEGFAHEIPNKAGEFLRLNPDHYLEEIGVERESYNLKLREVCFALAREKAKEALSERDKMVIEAVKTLDDLSETLNLLSERLRSWYSMHYPELSSKIDEHEKYARFIVKYGRRENFSQTEISMGIDITEEQEEMLKGFADSILKLYEQKKKVEEFLDREINQVAPNLTYLVGSVLAARLMSLAGGLRNLAFMPASRIQLLGAEKALFRHLKRNAKPPKHGIIFQLPELKSSPWWVRGKIARSLASVLAIAARVDAFSGEFIGDKLKEKFEKRVKALESLKKVNKRGVNR from the coding sequence ATGAAAATATATTCCACAAGGAATGTGCTTGGAGTTTTTGCTCTCAACGACACAGGCAAAGTTCTTGGTTTTATACCATTCAGAGGTGGCAGGTTAACAAAGATTGCTGAAAAATCTCTTCTTGAGGAAGAAAGAGAACTCATTGAAAAATTCGGTGAGGAAATTATCTTTGAAGTGGATATTGAAGGTTTTGCCCATGAAATCCCGAATAAAGCAGGTGAATTTTTAAGGTTGAATCCTGACCACTACCTTGAAGAGATAGGTGTTGAAAGAGAGAGCTACAATCTCAAGCTCAGAGAGGTGTGCTTTGCGCTTGCCAGAGAGAAGGCAAAGGAGGCACTTAGCGAGAGAGATAAGATGGTCATAGAGGCAGTTAAGACTCTGGATGACCTTAGCGAGACTCTGAATTTACTCTCGGAAAGGCTGCGCTCCTGGTATTCAATGCATTATCCAGAGCTGTCTTCAAAGATTGACGAACATGAGAAGTATGCAAGATTTATAGTAAAATATGGAAGGAGGGAGAATTTCAGTCAGACTGAAATTTCCATGGGAATTGATATAACCGAAGAGCAGGAGGAAATGCTAAAAGGCTTTGCCGATAGTATATTAAAGCTCTATGAACAGAAAAAGAAGGTCGAAGAATTTCTGGATAGGGAAATAAATCAGGTGGCTCCCAATCTCACATATCTTGTTGGCTCTGTTCTTGCTGCAAGGCTTATGTCTCTGGCAGGAGGCCTGAGAAATCTCGCCTTCATGCCTGCCAGCAGAATACAACTTCTCGGTGCAGAAAAAGCACTCTTCAGGCATCTTAAAAGAAATGCAAAACCTCCAAAGCACGGTATAATCTTCCAGCTTCCTGAGTTAAAATCCTCGCCATGGTGGGTGAGAGGAAAGATAGCAAGGAGCCTCGCTTCGGTTCTGGCAATAGCTGCAAGAGTTGATGCCTTTTCTGGTGAATTTATAGGTGATAAGCTGAAGGAGAAGTTTGAGAAGAGGGTTAAAGCTCTGGAGTCACTGAAAAAAGTTAATAAAAGAGGAGTGAATAGATGA